One window from the genome of Campylobacter concisus encodes:
- a CDS encoding phosphatidylglycerophosphate synthase has translation MNELENLKEIGLKEISRKTHIEPTFLQYIFDKNFEKLSRLNIRGYAKILQREYDVDLSELLAEYDAFMQENTPDESHKTKVTPKISSYTPKDITIQKQSGSGGAGFLFWLIILAIIAGGAYHFDAYKYIENFLSFLNDENKSVSYSQSSIVNEVKKNIIDTNITISQNSPKIEANISSIKISAPVEQNVTTSPANIEQNAVKPSMAAQPAPKIEQNITKPLNEAVITPKQRVWIGIINLENGQKVSNDTSKSININLDQRQLVVCGNGNIELKIGDKVTKYNPSRPARFLVENGEMKFVSYDEFVELNKGKSW, from the coding sequence ATGAATGAATTAGAGAATTTAAAAGAGATAGGTTTAAAGGAAATTTCACGTAAAACGCATATTGAGCCTACATTTTTACAATATATTTTTGATAAAAATTTTGAAAAATTATCACGTTTAAATATTAGGGGCTATGCCAAGATTTTGCAACGTGAATATGATGTTGATTTGAGCGAGTTGCTAGCTGAATATGATGCCTTTATGCAAGAAAACACCCCTGATGAGAGTCACAAAACTAAAGTTACTCCAAAAATTTCTTCTTACACTCCAAAAGATATTACCATACAAAAACAAAGCGGTAGTGGCGGTGCTGGATTTTTATTTTGGCTCATCATTTTAGCTATTATCGCTGGTGGGGCATATCATTTTGATGCTTACAAATATATCGAGAATTTTTTATCGTTTTTAAATGACGAGAATAAAAGCGTGAGCTATTCACAGTCAAGCATAGTAAATGAGGTGAAGAAAAATATCATCGATACAAATATCACCATCTCTCAAAATAGCCCTAAAATAGAAGCAAACATATCAAGCATAAAAATTTCAGCTCCAGTTGAGCAAAATGTGACAACAAGTCCTGCAAATATAGAGCAAAACGCTGTGAAGCCAAGCATGGCAGCTCAGCCAGCTCCTAAGATAGAGCAAAACATTACAAAGCCACTAAATGAGGCGGTCATTACACCAAAACAACGCGTCTGGATAGGCATCATTAATCTTGAAAATGGTCAAAAAGTATCAAACGACACAAGCAAAAGCATAAATATAAATTTAGACCAAAGGCAGCTCGTAGTTTGTGGAAATGGCAACATTGAGCTAAAGATCGGCGATAAGGTAACAAAATATAATCCAAGTCGTCCAGCTAGATTTTTAGTGGAAAATGGAGAGATGAAATTTGTGAGCTATGATGAGTTTGTAGAACTTAACAAGGGTAAATCTTGGTAA
- the rlmB gene encoding 23S rRNA (guanosine(2251)-2'-O)-methyltransferase RlmB codes for MIIYGKQLFLHILNKRPQILEEIYLSKECDKKLFSKICGTGKKIIRLDNQKAQSLARGGNHQGFLANVSEFEFSDIAELKKLNFIAILYGISDVGNIGAIARSAYALGCEGLVIVAKSINMQGVLRSSSGAAYEIPIAIFEDGLSLLNELKQFGFKIYATASNGKNVKEMKFAGKRALVMGSEGEGIPQKALAKCDECIGIKLKEGWDSLNVSAAFAIICDRMIDE; via the coding sequence ATGATAATATACGGAAAACAACTATTTTTACATATTTTGAACAAGCGACCACAGATACTAGAAGAGATATATCTCTCAAAAGAGTGTGACAAAAAACTCTTCTCTAAAATTTGTGGCACAGGCAAAAAAATCATCCGCCTGGATAATCAAAAAGCACAGTCTTTAGCTCGCGGTGGGAATCATCAAGGTTTTTTAGCGAATGTTAGTGAGTTTGAATTTTCAGACATTGCTGAGCTTAAAAAGCTAAATTTTATCGCTATTCTTTATGGTATAAGCGATGTTGGCAATATCGGTGCTATCGCTAGAAGTGCCTATGCTCTAGGCTGCGAAGGTCTTGTGATAGTGGCAAAAAGTATAAATATGCAAGGCGTTTTAAGATCAAGTAGTGGTGCTGCTTATGAGATACCAATAGCGATTTTTGAAGATGGGCTTAGTTTATTAAATGAACTAAAGCAATTTGGTTTTAAAATTTATGCAACCGCAAGTAATGGTAAAAACGTAAAAGAAATGAAGTTTGCCGGTAAAAGAGCTTTGGTGATGGGCTCAGAGGGCGAAGGCATACCGCAAAAGGCTCTAGCGAAGTGTGATGAGTGTATTGGTATAAAGTTAAAAGAGGGCTGGGACTCCTTAAATGTAAGTGCAGCTTTTGCAATAATTTGTGACAGGATGATAGATGAATGA
- the rsmI gene encoding 16S rRNA (cytidine(1402)-2'-O)-methyltransferase, with protein sequence MLYFIPTPIGNLEDISLRAIRILRECEIAICEDTRVCKSLINLLNERFDANINILNFIPLHTHNENDFFVNLSDDFFSKNVAYMSDAGMPGISDPGVSLVRYAQKNNIEYEILSGANAALLSVVASGLCDKEFVFLGFLPNTGRDRALAIQNALNLAYPAVIYESPKRILGLVQSIANLESEREIFAIKEATKKFESKFKDSAKNLVQILEKANLSGEWAVVISKSDKTATQNITKDEILSLDLAPKVKAKLLNKITGENVKKIYDELTKA encoded by the coding sequence TTGCTCTACTTTATTCCTACTCCAATAGGAAATTTAGAAGATATCTCGCTTCGTGCGATTAGAATTTTGCGTGAATGCGAGATAGCTATTTGCGAAGATACAAGAGTTTGTAAAAGTCTTATAAACCTACTAAATGAGCGTTTTGATGCAAATATAAACATTTTAAATTTTATCCCACTTCACACTCACAATGAAAATGATTTTTTTGTAAATTTAAGTGATGATTTTTTTAGTAAGAATGTAGCCTACATGAGCGATGCTGGTATGCCAGGTATCAGCGATCCTGGAGTAAGTCTAGTAAGATATGCTCAAAAAAATAACATCGAATATGAAATTTTAAGTGGAGCAAATGCTGCACTTTTAAGTGTGGTCGCAAGTGGACTTTGTGATAAGGAATTTGTTTTCTTAGGCTTTTTACCAAATACCGGCAGAGACAGAGCTTTAGCTATACAAAATGCTCTAAATTTAGCCTATCCAGCCGTTATTTACGAAAGCCCAAAACGCATACTAGGCTTAGTACAAAGTATCGCAAATCTAGAATCTGAGAGAGAAATTTTTGCCATAAAAGAGGCTACGAAAAAATTTGAGAGTAAGTTTAAAGATAGTGCTAAAAATTTAGTTCAAATTTTAGAAAAAGCAAATTTAAGTGGAGAGTGGGCGGTTGTCATCTCAAAAAGTGACAAAACAGCCACTCAAAATATCACAAAAGATGAGATACTTTCGCTTGATCTTGCTCCAAAAGTAAAAGCAAAATTGCTTAACAAAATAACTGGAGAAAATGTAAAAAAGATATATGATGAACTTACGAAAGCTTAA
- the rpmE gene encoding 50S ribosomal protein L31, whose protein sequence is MKKDIHPEYVDCTVTCACGNTFKTKSNKSEIRIDICDKCHPFFTGSEKIVDSAGRVEKFKKKYAQK, encoded by the coding sequence ATGAAAAAAGATATCCATCCAGAATATGTAGATTGCACTGTAACTTGTGCTTGCGGAAACACTTTTAAAACAAAGTCAAACAAAAGCGAGATTAGAATTGACATTTGCGACAAGTGTCACCCATTTTTCACAGGTAGCGAAAAGATAGTTGATAGCGCTGGCCGTGTTGAGAAATTTAAGAAAAAATACGCTCAAAAATAA
- a CDS encoding 16S rRNA (uracil(1498)-N(3))-methyltransferase, with protein sequence MKFLYDKNAGNESLKIVNEAFLHLKARRMQAGERISVRNLRDFKEYIYEIDEIDRRSASLSLVFASLNGEQKFDFTIAWAIVDPKTIEKTLPFLNELGVGKIAFVYTKFSQANFKIDIERLNYINALSCEQCGRTSLMEFEIYKNLDELMSVYKNVSAINFGGKNLNEKRDDEILIIGPEGGFSEDETAKFKNSYGLNTKNILRSQTAVISVAAKFLA encoded by the coding sequence ATGAAATTTTTATATGATAAAAATGCAGGTAATGAAAGCTTAAAGATAGTAAATGAGGCTTTTTTACACCTAAAAGCTAGAAGAATGCAAGCTGGTGAGCGAATAAGTGTTAGAAATTTACGAGACTTTAAAGAGTATATTTATGAAATTGATGAGATTGATAGGCGAAGTGCGAGCTTAAGTCTTGTCTTTGCCAGCTTAAATGGTGAGCAAAAATTCGACTTTACAATCGCTTGGGCTATCGTCGATCCAAAGACGATTGAAAAGACATTGCCATTTTTAAACGAACTTGGCGTTGGTAAAATAGCTTTTGTCTATACTAAATTTTCTCAAGCAAATTTTAAGATAGATATTGAAAGGCTAAACTACATAAATGCTCTATCTTGCGAGCAGTGCGGACGAACTTCACTAATGGAGTTTGAAATTTATAAAAATTTAGACGAGCTAATGAGTGTTTATAAAAATGTCTCAGCTATAAATTTTGGCGGTAAAAATTTAAATGAAAAAAGAGATGATGAAATTTTAATAATTGGTCCAGAGGGCGGATTTAGCGAGGATGAGACGGCTAAATTTAAAAATAGCTACGGCCTAAATACAAAAAATATCTTAAGATCACAGACCGCGGTTATCTCAGTAGCGGCAAAATTCCTGGCTTAA
- a CDS encoding 6-pyruvoyl trahydropterin synthase family protein has protein sequence MIIRKLFRFENAHIVRFCSSKRCRTSIHGHSYVAEILLSSNFLDNAGMVYDFGLMKQNIKTIIDSFDHATTIFSGDNDEYKNDLKKHSARWIEIPLNPSAEQFCRIFFVMIERLLELSVMNNGEREVKLHSIIVHETDTGYAQCFKEDAINAQMGEIKLDEIKFSDAIIEEWEDKNLFEKMKNRLKIEIPKDV, from the coding sequence ATGATTATTAGAAAGCTTTTTAGATTTGAAAATGCACATATTGTGAGATTTTGCAGCTCAAAGCGTTGTAGGACTAGTATCCACGGACACAGCTATGTGGCTGAAATTTTACTTAGCTCAAATTTTCTTGATAATGCCGGCATGGTCTATGATTTTGGCTTAATGAAGCAAAACATAAAAACGATCATTGATAGTTTTGATCACGCTACAACAATATTTTCAGGCGATAATGATGAATATAAAAATGATCTAAAAAAGCACTCGGCAAGATGGATCGAGATCCCGCTAAATCCAAGTGCAGAGCAGTTTTGCCGCATATTTTTTGTTATGATAGAGCGACTGCTTGAGCTTAGCGTGATGAACAACGGTGAGCGTGAAGTGAAGCTTCATAGCATTATCGTGCATGAGACTGATACTGGCTATGCACAGTGCTTTAAAGAGGACGCCATAAATGCGCAAATGGGCGAGATAAAGCTAGATGAGATCAAATTTTCAGATGCTATCATAGAAGAGTGGGAAGATAAAAATTTATTCGAGAAAATGAAAAATAGGTTAAAAATAGAAATTCCAAAGGACGTTTGA
- a CDS encoding 7-carboxy-7-deazaguanine synthase QueE: MSKELELVEAFLSIQGEGAYQGRLAIFLRFLGCNLNCSGFGVQTKSLKTGESLLGCDSIRAVFKGHFNYKIYSVDEILGIVDNLCKGLMQKPIIVLTGGEPLIWHENENFINLVRNLLINYEVHFETNGTILIDFAKYEIYKKCHFALGVKLVNSGVSEQKRINLDAILAIKNNARSSFLKFVLSHFDKSELDEIINIKNRVDLPVWCMAIGANKAKLNENALKAAEFAIKYGFNYSERIHIRLWSDKEGV; encoded by the coding sequence ATGAGCAAAGAGCTAGAGCTAGTTGAAGCGTTTTTAAGTATCCAAGGCGAGGGGGCTTACCAAGGCAGACTCGCTATATTTTTACGCTTTTTAGGTTGCAACCTAAACTGCTCCGGCTTTGGTGTGCAAACAAAGTCTTTAAAAACCGGTGAAAGCTTACTAGGATGCGATAGCATAAGGGCTGTTTTTAAAGGGCATTTTAATTATAAAATTTACAGTGTAGATGAAATTTTAGGCATAGTTGATAACCTATGCAAAGGCTTAATGCAAAAACCTATCATTGTTTTGACTGGTGGCGAGCCGCTCATCTGGCATGAAAATGAAAATTTTATAAATTTGGTAAGAAATTTGCTTATAAATTATGAGGTTCATTTTGAGACGAATGGCACCATCTTGATTGATTTTGCTAAATATGAAATTTATAAAAAATGCCATTTTGCACTTGGTGTAAAGCTAGTAAATAGCGGAGTTAGCGAGCAAAAACGCATAAACTTAGACGCTATTTTGGCTATTAAAAATAATGCAAGAAGTAGCTTTTTAAAATTTGTCCTCTCGCACTTTGACAAAAGCGAGTTAGACGAAATTATAAATATAAAAAATAGAGTGGACTTGCCAGTTTGGTGTATGGCAATAGGGGCAAATAAAGCCAAGCTTAACGAAAATGCTTTAAAAGCGGCAGAATTTGCCATAAAGTATGGATTTAACTACTCAGAGCGTATCCACATCAGGCTTTGGAGCGATAAAGAAGGTGTTTGA
- the moaA gene encoding GTP 3',8-cyclase MoaA has product MLIDKYGRVVDYLRISVTQRCNFRCRYCMPTTPFSWTPRENLLTFEELFLFVKVAIDEGIKKIRITGGEPLVRKDLDVFIKMISDYNPDIDLALTTNGYMLSHFAKRLKDAGLKRINMSLDTLNEQKAKFIAQKSVLHEVLAGFEAAHDAGLKVKINTVALKGVNDDELINLLEFAKFRDSQIRFIEYMENSHAKDDLKGLSSDEILKIISQKYNVTKDGKLPNAPASIYRLDDGYKFGIIDPHKHDFCESCNRIRLSAEGLLIPCLYFEEALSIKKAVEKGDIVAASEILRQVLANKPKENKWAIGASNETSSRAFYQTGG; this is encoded by the coding sequence ATGCTAATCGATAAATATGGTCGGGTTGTTGATTATTTAAGGATTTCTGTAACTCAGCGTTGCAACTTTAGGTGTAGGTATTGTATGCCTACAACGCCATTTAGCTGGACGCCAAGAGAGAATTTATTAACCTTTGAGGAGCTATTTTTATTTGTAAAAGTGGCTATCGACGAAGGTATAAAAAAGATAAGAATCACTGGTGGCGAACCGCTTGTGCGTAAGGATTTGGATGTTTTTATAAAGATGATAAGTGATTATAATCCAGACATCGATCTAGCACTTACTACAAATGGCTATATGCTTTCACACTTTGCCAAAAGGCTAAAAGACGCTGGACTAAAGCGCATAAATATGTCGCTTGATACATTAAATGAGCAAAAGGCTAAATTTATCGCACAAAAAAGCGTCTTGCACGAAGTTTTAGCTGGCTTTGAAGCGGCTCATGATGCTGGATTAAAGGTAAAAATTAACACTGTTGCACTAAAAGGTGTAAATGATGATGAGCTTATAAATTTGCTCGAGTTTGCTAAATTTAGAGATTCTCAGATCAGATTTATTGAGTATATGGAAAACTCACACGCTAAAGATGATCTAAAGGGGCTAAGTAGCGATGAAATTTTAAAAATCATCTCACAAAAATATAATGTTACAAAAGATGGAAAACTACCAAATGCGCCTGCGTCTATTTATAGACTCGATGATGGTTATAAATTTGGTATTATTGATCCGCATAAGCACGACTTTTGCGAGAGTTGCAACCGCATCAGGCTAAGTGCCGAGGGACTTTTGATACCTTGCCTTTACTTTGAAGAGGCTCTTAGCATCAAAAAAGCGGTTGAAAAAGGTGATATCGTAGCTGCAAGTGAAATTTTAAGACAAGTGCTAGCAAACAAACCAAAAGAGAACAAATGGGCGATAGGCGCTAGCAATGAAACCTCTTCGCGTGCCTTTTATCAAACTGGTGGTTGA
- a CDS encoding DUF6115 domain-containing protein: MEIYIFLGFGIVLAIIVALMLIKDSETNKKFARFERAIESVMQENFNLKKQISMLEGEAFKNSEQYEPLKKQIKENIDLQINEKIVPIIRAIKSIERVIDDFATEQKDRIVSLEERTRDINKIAPSVINEEEQILKMFKDGKSAAMIAKDLHVGMGRVEFVLKFHKLA, from the coding sequence ATGGAAATTTATATTTTTTTAGGCTTTGGTATCGTTTTGGCGATAATAGTAGCCTTGATGTTAATAAAAGATAGTGAGACAAATAAAAAATTTGCGAGATTTGAGCGAGCGATAGAAAGCGTTATGCAAGAAAATTTCAATCTAAAAAAGCAAATTTCAATGCTTGAGGGTGAGGCATTTAAAAATAGTGAACAATATGAGCCACTTAAAAAACAGATAAAAGAAAATATTGATTTGCAAATAAATGAGAAAATTGTGCCAATAATTCGTGCGATTAAGAGCATCGAGCGAGTAATTGATGATTTTGCAACAGAGCAAAAAGATAGGATAGTTAGTCTTGAAGAGCGAACAAGAGATATTAATAAAATCGCCCCAAGCGTCATCAATGAAGAAGAGCAAATTTTAAAAATGTTTAAAGACGGAAAAAGTGCAGCGATGATCGCAAAGGACCTTCATGTTGGAATGGGGCGAGTCGAGTTTGTGCTTAAATTTCATAAATTAGCCTAA
- the mqnP gene encoding menaquinone biosynthesis prenyltransferase MqnP, which produces MIEKLKIIAELIVFKHSVFALPFIFVAMIVASKIESGSAWFGFKLLILGIFCAVSARNFAMAFNRYKDEDIDKLNPRTASRPSVDGRIGRSNMQLFIVANAFIFIVCAYFINSLAFWLSFPILAVLGGYSLFKRFSELAHLVLGLSLGLAPIAGVVAVSAAIPLWSVLLCLGVTFWVAGFDLLYSLQDMKFDKENKLFSIPAIYGDKATLFLSAIFHALAFIFWLLFAWAAGLGAMAFFGILVSGVILFFEHRIVRRDFSKIDRAFFTLNGYLGILFFIFVWISVL; this is translated from the coding sequence ATGATAGAAAAATTAAAAATTATTGCTGAACTTATCGTTTTTAAGCATTCTGTTTTTGCTTTGCCTTTTATTTTTGTTGCGATGATAGTTGCTAGTAAGATAGAAAGTGGCTCGGCTTGGTTTGGCTTTAAACTGCTTATTTTAGGTATTTTTTGCGCTGTTAGTGCTAGAAATTTTGCTATGGCTTTTAATAGATACAAAGACGAAGATATCGATAAGCTAAATCCGCGAACTGCGAGCCGTCCAAGCGTTGATGGTCGTATCGGTAGGAGCAATATGCAGCTTTTCATCGTGGCAAATGCGTTTATTTTTATTGTATGCGCTTATTTTATAAATTCGCTCGCATTTTGGCTAAGTTTTCCTATCCTTGCCGTACTTGGCGGATATTCGCTATTTAAACGCTTTAGCGAGCTAGCACACCTGGTGCTTGGTCTTAGCCTAGGTCTTGCTCCTATCGCTGGTGTGGTCGCAGTGAGCGCTGCTATACCGCTTTGGAGCGTGTTACTTTGCCTTGGTGTGACATTTTGGGTAGCTGGATTTGACTTGCTTTACTCGCTTCAAGATATGAAATTTGATAAAGAAAATAAGCTCTTTAGCATACCAGCTATTTACGGCGACAAGGCTACGCTTTTTTTATCGGCCATTTTTCACGCTTTAGCTTTTATATTTTGGCTACTTTTTGCTTGGGCAGCTGGACTTGGAGCGATGGCATTTTTTGGAATTTTAGTAAGTGGCGTTATTTTATTTTTTGAGCATAGGATCGTAAGACGCGATTTTAGCAAGATAGATAGAGCATTTTTTACGTTAAATGGCTATCTGGGAATTTTATTTTTTATCTTTGTTTGGATTAGCGTATTATGA
- a CDS encoding FAD-dependent oxidoreductase, which translates to MGKIAIIGDSFSALFTAYELAKKGEEILIISSQKDDFTNGILTPFGTHSFAKDGAISSSFMGLVSKKSELDISICLNENFRAWMTNFTLKSTKAHNKKMQILFSKFGKKSFEILRDLNNKYPQINFDESGVYLLFSNDENFKKRLDEIKVAHSEQEILSVDKELANFGLINKNIKGAINLAKNASIDTNELKKALINELNSLGAKFINDEIYELKTQGQIVQKATGNNGEYEADNFVIASKNLELSNKLGTSINAILAKFYTIDLSLNEGQIPKKPIILNDLFAKIYPTKNGVTIITNLQVGAIDTLVKTEKINAFLNELKIHLGISELKEPSFRANYVLLSSNDKPALGRDNIYSNLIYNQAYGLNELSFAPYFAGVLAGLIKDGKNNEENDEILLFSSFYEG; encoded by the coding sequence ATGGGCAAAATAGCGATTATTGGAGATAGTTTTAGTGCGTTATTTACGGCTTACGAATTAGCTAAAAAAGGTGAAGAAATTTTAATTATTAGCAGTCAAAAAGATGATTTTACAAATGGAATTTTAACACCTTTTGGCACACACTCTTTTGCAAAAGATGGAGCAATATCTAGCTCGTTTATGGGGTTAGTTAGCAAAAAAAGCGAGCTTGATATAAGTATTTGCTTAAATGAAAATTTTAGAGCTTGGATGACAAATTTTACACTTAAATCAACCAAAGCTCACAACAAAAAGATGCAAATTTTGTTTTCAAAATTTGGTAAGAAAAGCTTTGAAATTTTAAGAGATTTAAACAACAAATATCCGCAGATAAATTTCGATGAGAGCGGCGTTTATCTACTTTTTAGCAATGACGAAAACTTTAAAAAAAGGCTTGATGAGATAAAAGTTGCCCATAGCGAGCAAGAAATTTTAAGCGTAGATAAAGAGCTTGCAAATTTTGGGCTAATAAATAAAAACATAAAAGGCGCTATAAATTTAGCTAAAAACGCAAGTATTGACACAAATGAGCTAAAAAAAGCTTTGATAAATGAGCTAAATTCTCTCGGGGCAAAATTTATAAATGATGAAATTTATGAGCTAAAAACGCAAGGGCAAATAGTGCAAAAAGCTACCGGCAATAACGGCGAATATGAGGCCGATAACTTTGTGATCGCTTCAAAAAATTTAGAGCTTTCAAATAAACTAGGCACGAGTATAAATGCGATTTTGGCTAAATTTTATACTATTGATCTTAGCCTAAATGAAGGGCAAATCCCTAAAAAACCAATCATTTTAAATGATTTATTTGCCAAAATTTATCCAACTAAAAATGGCGTTACGATTATTACAAATTTACAAGTCGGCGCTATCGATACGCTTGTTAAAACTGAAAAGATTAATGCATTTTTAAATGAGCTAAAGATACATCTTGGCATAAGCGAGCTAAAAGAGCCTAGCTTTAGAGCAAACTACGTGCTTCTTAGCTCAAACGATAAGCCAGCTCTTGGACGCGATAACATATATAGTAACTTGATCTATAACCAAGCTTATGGACTAAATGAGCTTAGCTTTGCTCCGTATTTTGCCGGTGTTTTGGCTGGTCTTATAAAAGATGGCAAAAATAACGAGGAAAATGATGAAATTTTACTCTTTAGCTCGTTTTACGAGGGCTAG
- the miaA gene encoding tRNA (adenosine(37)-N6)-dimethylallyltransferase MiaA has protein sequence MFKEFAIIGTTASGKSDLAFELAKELNGVILSLDSLALYKEIDIASAKPNKEQLETIKHFGVDEIYPDEEFSVGAFFEIYKNAKNFARSQDCPLIITGGSGFYLKSMLSGLAPDVPKCEPNLSNEEIYELAVKIDPEFASKFSQNDSYRLEKWYQIYKFSSQIPSIWLRENTKESIIKELAIFEILWDKDELRKRIKKRTKDMLEAGLIDEAKFLFNKYKSEPKPLKSIGLKECKQFLDKEISQNELEELIATHTAQLAKRQRTFNRSQFEKKFVGDLNQIRSEILKFLRE, from the coding sequence TTGTTTAAAGAATTTGCAATAATTGGCACCACGGCAAGTGGCAAAAGCGATCTTGCATTTGAGCTTGCAAAGGAGCTTAATGGCGTCATCTTAAGCCTTGATTCGCTTGCACTTTATAAAGAGATAGATATCGCCAGCGCAAAGCCAAATAAAGAACAGCTTGAAACCATAAAGCACTTTGGTGTAGATGAAATTTATCCTGATGAAGAATTTAGCGTTGGGGCATTTTTTGAAATTTATAAAAATGCAAAGAATTTTGCGCGCTCACAAGACTGCCCGCTCATCATCACAGGAGGCAGCGGCTTTTATCTAAAATCAATGCTTAGCGGACTTGCACCGGATGTGCCAAAATGTGAGCCAAATTTAAGCAATGAAGAAATTTACGAGCTAGCTGTAAAAATCGATCCTGAGTTTGCAAGCAAATTTAGCCAAAACGACTCTTATCGCCTCGAAAAATGGTATCAAATTTATAAATTTAGTAGCCAAATTCCAAGCATTTGGCTAAGAGAAAATACTAAAGAGAGCATCATAAAAGAGCTGGCGATATTTGAAATTTTATGGGATAAAGATGAGCTTAGGAAACGTATCAAAAAGAGAACAAAAGACATGCTTGAAGCTGGGCTCATAGATGAGGCGAAATTTTTGTTTAATAAATACAAAAGTGAGCCAAAACCCCTAAAATCAATAGGTTTAAAAGAGTGCAAGCAATTTTTAGATAAAGAAATTTCTCAAAACGAGCTTGAAGAGCTCATAGCTACGCACACGGCTCAGTTAGCAAAACGCCAGCGAACCTTTAATCGCTCGCAGTTTGAAAAAAAATTCGTGGGTGATTTGAATCAAATTAGAAGTGAAATTTTAAAATTTTTAAGAGAATAA
- a CDS encoding iron-sulfur cluster assembly scaffold protein, producing the protein MAKNNLIGGSIWDEYSKVVQDRMNNPKFMGEITEEDAKKANAKLIVADFGAESCGDAVRLYWLVDEKTDKIIDAKFKSFGCGTAIASSDTMAELCIGKTVDEAVKITNLDVEKAMRDNPDTPAVPPQKMHCSVMAYDVIKAAAASYKGIDPEHFEDEIIVCECARVSLGTIKEVIRLNDLHTVEEITQYTKAGAFCKSCVKPGGHEKREYYLVDILRDTRAEMEREKIEAQANAQANHTLGDISFENMTMVGQLKAVESVIDKEIRPMLEMDGGNLEILDIRNDNGENTDIYIRYLGACSGCASGSTGTLYAIENVLQESLSPKIRVMPI; encoded by the coding sequence ATGGCAAAGAATAATTTGATCGGAGGCTCTATCTGGGATGAGTATTCTAAGGTAGTGCAAGATAGGATGAATAATCCTAAATTTATGGGGGAGATAACCGAAGAAGATGCTAAAAAGGCAAACGCAAAGCTTATTGTGGCTGACTTTGGTGCAGAAAGCTGCGGTGATGCGGTTAGGCTATACTGGCTTGTTGATGAAAAGACAGACAAAATAATAGATGCTAAATTTAAAAGCTTTGGCTGTGGCACAGCGATAGCTAGCTCTGATACGATGGCTGAGCTTTGTATTGGCAAAACAGTTGATGAAGCAGTCAAGATCACAAACCTTGATGTCGAAAAGGCTATGCGCGACAATCCAGATACGCCAGCAGTTCCACCTCAAAAGATGCACTGCTCAGTTATGGCGTATGACGTTATAAAAGCAGCAGCTGCAAGCTATAAAGGCATAGATCCAGAGCATTTTGAAGATGAGATCATCGTTTGCGAGTGCGCTAGGGTAAGCCTTGGTACGATTAAAGAAGTGATAAGATTAAATGACCTTCACACAGTAGAGGAGATCACGCAATACACCAAAGCTGGCGCATTTTGCAAGTCTTGCGTAAAGCCTGGTGGCCATGAAAAAAGAGAATATTATTTGGTGGATATTTTGCGTGATACTAGGGCCGAGATGGAGCGTGAGAAGATCGAAGCTCAGGCAAATGCCCAAGCAAATCACACTTTAGGCGACATTAGCTTTGAAAATATGACGATGGTAGGGCAGTTAAAAGCGGTAGAGTCTGTCATAGATAAAGAAATTCGCCCAATGCTTGAGATGGATGGCGGAAATTTAGAAATTTTAGATATCAGAAATGATAACGGCGAAAATACTGATATTTATATACGCTATCTTGGTGCTTGCTCAGGCTGTGCAAGTGGCTCAACTGGCACTCTTTACGCGATTGAAAATGTCTTACAAGAGAGCTTAAGCCCAAAAATTAGGGTAATGCCTATTTGA